From a region of the Pseudanabaena sp. ABRG5-3 genome:
- a CDS encoding MarR family winged helix-turn-helix transcriptional regulator, with protein MNSSHNFVSPQLCATKVMDVVPSVMRWIHTEVRQQKSTCLTIPQLRALAFIQMNPCSSLVALAEYLGVTSASTSTMVNRLVHKEFITREEHPKLRRQVILSLTPAGEEHLQQVRQISCDRLAEKLVDLSPEQLADLIAGLEELSQIFR; from the coding sequence GCGCGACCAAGGTTATGGATGTAGTCCCTTCTGTGATGCGATGGATACATACTGAAGTGCGTCAACAAAAATCGACTTGCTTAACTATTCCCCAGTTACGCGCCCTTGCTTTTATTCAAATGAATCCTTGCTCATCGCTGGTAGCACTTGCAGAATATTTGGGTGTTACTAGTGCTTCAACTTCCACAATGGTCAATCGCCTAGTCCACAAGGAATTTATCACCCGTGAAGAGCATCCAAAATTAAGACGGCAGGTGATTCTCAGCCTCACCCCCGCAGGCGAAGAACATCTGCAACAAGTCCGTCAAATTAGTTGCGATCGCCTTGCTGAAAAGCTAGTAGATCTATCCCCCGAACAACTAGCTGATTTAATCGCTGGACTCGAAGAACTCAGTCAAATATTTAGGTAA